The bacterium genome contains a region encoding:
- the ugpC gene encoding sn-glycerol-3-phosphate ABC transporter ATP-binding protein UgpC — protein sequence MAKVLLEHVIKQFGNVTAVNDVTLDIPDRQFTVLVGPSGCGKTTCLRLIAGLEEATAGNIYIGDRVVNDVAPKDRDIAMVFQNYALYPHMTVYDNMAFGLRLRKYARPEIDRRVKEAAEMLGIQTLLDRKPKQLSGGQRQRVALGRAIVREPQVFLMDEPLSNLDAKLRVQTRAEIKKLHARLQTTTVYVTHDQVEAMTMGDRIVVMKDGLVQQVDSPMNLYERPANLFVAGFIGSPAMNFLETKLARQDGKLLIDGGVFRAEVPPEQGAKLGEWVDKPVIFGIRPEDVSDRALAPGSNGAVLRAQVDVHEPLGSDVILYLSAGTHSLVARVDAHTQARMGQSTEVVFNMKKMHVFNPETHAAIL from the coding sequence ATGGCGAAGGTCCTGCTCGAGCACGTGATCAAGCAGTTCGGCAACGTCACCGCGGTCAACGACGTCACGCTCGACATCCCGGACCGGCAGTTTACGGTTCTCGTCGGCCCGTCCGGCTGCGGCAAGACGACCTGTCTTCGGCTGATCGCGGGTCTCGAAGAAGCCACAGCGGGCAACATTTACATCGGCGATCGCGTCGTCAACGACGTGGCGCCGAAAGACCGCGACATCGCGATGGTTTTCCAGAATTACGCGCTCTACCCGCACATGACGGTCTACGACAACATGGCGTTCGGGCTGCGCCTGCGCAAGTACGCGCGGCCCGAGATCGACCGGCGCGTGAAAGAGGCCGCCGAGATGCTCGGCATTCAAACGCTCCTCGACCGGAAGCCGAAGCAGCTGTCCGGCGGCCAGCGCCAGCGCGTGGCGCTCGGCCGCGCGATCGTCCGCGAGCCGCAGGTGTTCCTGATGGACGAGCCGCTCAGCAACCTCGACGCGAAGCTCCGCGTCCAGACCCGCGCCGAGATCAAGAAACTCCACGCGCGCCTGCAGACGACCACCGTCTACGTCACGCACGACCAGGTCGAGGCGATGACGATGGGCGACCGCATCGTCGTGATGAAGGACGGCCTGGTGCAGCAGGTCGACTCGCCGATGAACCTCTACGAGCGGCCCGCGAACCTGTTCGTCGCCGGGTTCATCGGCTCGCCCGCGATGAACTTCCTGGAGACCAAACTCGCGCGCCAGGACGGGAAACTGCTGATCGACGGCGGCGTGTTCCGCGCCGAAGTGCCGCCGGAGCAGGGCGCCAAACTGGGGGAGTGGGTGGACAAGCCGGTGATCTTCGGCATCCGGCCGGAAGACGTCTCGGACCGGGCGCTGGCGCCGGGCTCGAACGGCGCGGTCCTGCGGGCGCAGGTCGACGTCCACGAGCCCCTCGGGTCGGACGTGATCCTCTACCTCAGCGCGGGGACGCACAGCCTCGTCGCGCGCGTGGACGCGCACACCCAGGCGCGGATGGGGCAGTCGACCGAGGTCGTTTTCAACATGAAGAAGATGCACGTCTTCAACCCGGAGACGCACGCGGCCATTTTATAA